The following proteins are encoded in a genomic region of Clostridium kluyveri:
- a CDS encoding UPF0182 family protein, with product MKRKMLWSSLIVILFVCILFLNKIVDFIINVEWYKEVGYLTVYFTKLIAICKLMIPLFIIIYISIVLYWRSLRLSIIKYRRAFEVNNNKVKNEKRIFIIVNFIVSFLFSYAFAATYWYRILQFNNSVPFNIKDPILNLDVSFYIFKLPLIQSLHSMILSLIIFLGLITLVTYFILSVKDKVIWRNFKKDSGKIDILNSGITRFAGKQLAVLAALVMICVSIGYILKCIGLVYSQKGVTFGAGYTDAHVSLLLYKIIAAASIISAVIIFISILVSKVKPIIVSITVIVALILIKSLSYTVVQNFIVKSNQKTLEQPYIKYNIDYTRKAFNIENIDANPFQVKDNLTSQDIDNNMDTINNIRINSFEPTLEFYNQVQIIRYYYKFNNIDVDRYNINGKFNQIFIGTREINTKAIDPNTWQNRHLIYTHGYGIVMNKVNSVTSEGQPNFVIKDMPPQNSTDIKLDNARIYFGEKTDDYAIVDTKLKEFDYPKGSENATNNYDGSAGIKLGFINRILFAINQKDINFLLSRDILKESKILINRSIKDRVSKIAPFLNYDSDPYIVMSGGKLYWILDGYTVSDRYPFAQPQNNLNYIRNSVKVTVDAENGNVNFYIMDKSDPIVQSYAKIFPDLFKDMNKLSPDIVQHFKYPKDLFNIQCSVLGKYHVTDPGVFYSGEDLWEVAKNQKQVSGEKYSMDSSYMVMKLPNEQKEEMILLQYFNMRDKDNMVALFGVRMDGENYGKMVLYKFPAEKTVYSPYLFKQKLNQDTTISSQLSLWNKDGSEVQFGDTIIVPINQSLVYVEPMYLRASGKEGIPEMKRVIVSYSDKMVLAESIDDALQQIFSYKQDYNQENSSESQIETPSYDINAEKLKEAKSLYEQALEAQKNGDWSKYGENIKKLGDIIDSLQK from the coding sequence GTGAAGAGGAAAATGCTGTGGAGTAGTTTAATAGTAATTTTATTTGTATGTATTTTATTTTTGAATAAAATTGTAGATTTCATAATCAATGTAGAATGGTATAAAGAAGTGGGATATTTAACGGTTTATTTTACAAAGCTTATAGCCATATGTAAACTTATGATACCTTTATTTATAATAATTTATATAAGTATAGTACTTTATTGGAGAAGTTTAAGGTTAAGTATTATAAAGTATAGAAGGGCTTTTGAAGTAAATAATAATAAAGTTAAAAATGAAAAAAGGATATTTATTATTGTAAATTTTATTGTGTCATTTTTATTTTCCTATGCATTTGCAGCGACTTATTGGTATAGAATTTTACAATTTAATAATTCCGTTCCTTTTAATATTAAAGATCCAATTTTAAATTTAGATGTATCTTTTTATATATTTAAATTGCCACTTATACAATCCTTACATAGTATGATTTTAAGTCTAATAATTTTTTTAGGATTGATAACTCTAGTTACCTATTTTATATTAAGTGTCAAAGATAAGGTAATATGGAGAAATTTTAAAAAGGATTCCGGTAAAATAGATATTTTAAATAGTGGGATAACCAGGTTCGCTGGGAAACAGTTAGCAGTTTTAGCTGCACTTGTAATGATTTGTGTATCCATAGGATATATTTTAAAATGTATTGGACTTGTATATAGCCAAAAAGGTGTAACTTTTGGTGCAGGCTATACAGATGCTCATGTAAGTTTATTATTATATAAGATAATAGCAGCAGCATCAATTATTTCAGCTGTAATTATATTTATAAGTATACTTGTAAGTAAAGTTAAACCTATAATAGTATCCATAACTGTAATAGTAGCCTTAATTTTAATTAAAAGTTTGTCTTATACTGTAGTTCAAAATTTTATTGTAAAATCTAATCAAAAAACATTAGAGCAACCTTATATAAAATATAATATTGATTATACTCGTAAAGCATTTAATATTGAAAATATTGATGCTAATCCTTTTCAAGTTAAAGATAATTTAACTTCACAGGATATAGATAACAATATGGATACAATAAATAATATAAGGATAAATTCTTTTGAGCCTACTTTAGAATTTTACAATCAGGTTCAAATAATAAGATATTATTATAAATTTAATAATATTGACGTGGATAGATATAATATAAATGGAAAATTCAATCAGATATTTATAGGTACTAGAGAAATAAATACTAAAGCTATAGATCCTAATACCTGGCAAAATAGACATCTTATATATACCCATGGTTATGGCATAGTAATGAATAAAGTTAATTCTGTAACTTCAGAAGGACAACCTAATTTTGTTATAAAAGATATGCCTCCTCAAAACTCTACAGATATAAAGCTTGATAATGCAAGAATATATTTTGGTGAAAAAACTGATGATTATGCTATAGTTGATACCAAGTTAAAGGAGTTTGATTATCCAAAAGGCAGTGAAAATGCAACTAATAATTATGATGGTAGTGCAGGAATAAAATTAGGATTTATTAATAGAATATTGTTTGCAATAAATCAAAAAGATATAAACTTTCTTTTATCTCGTGACATATTAAAAGAAAGTAAAATATTAATAAATAGAAGTATAAAGGATAGAGTAAGTAAAATCGCACCATTTTTAAATTATGATTCGGATCCTTATATAGTTATGAGTGGCGGTAAACTTTATTGGATATTAGATGGATATACTGTTTCAGATAGGTATCCTTTCGCACAACCACAAAATAATTTAAATTATATAAGAAATTCTGTGAAAGTTACTGTAGATGCTGAAAATGGAAATGTTAATTTCTATATAATGGATAAGAGTGATCCTATAGTACAGAGCTATGCCAAGATATTTCCAGATTTATTTAAAGATATGAATAAATTATCACCGGATATAGTTCAACATTTTAAATATCCAAAAGATTTATTTAATATTCAATGCAGTGTACTTGGGAAGTATCATGTAACAGATCCTGGGGTATTTTATAGTGGTGAAGATCTATGGGAAGTAGCTAAAAATCAAAAGCAAGTCAGTGGGGAAAAATATTCAATGGATTCTTCATATATGGTTATGAAACTTCCAAATGAGCAGAAAGAGGAAATGATATTATTACAGTATTTTAACATGAGAGATAAAGATAATATGGTAGCATTGTTTGGCGTTAGAATGGATGGGGAAAATTACGGGAAGATGGTTCTCTATAAATTTCCTGCAGAAAAAACTGTATATAGTCCTTATTTATTTAAGCAAAAGCTAAATCAAGATACTACAATATCTAGTCAGTTATCTCTTTGGAATAAAGATGGTTCTGAAGTTCAATTTGGTGACACCATAATAGTTCCTATTAATCAATCTCTTGTTTATGTGGAGCCTATGTATTTAAGAGCTAGTGGAAAAGAAGGCATACCAGAGATGAAAAGAGTTATAGTATCTTATAGTGATAAAATGGTATTAGCTGAAAGTATAGATGATGCACTGCAGCAGATATTCAGTTATAAACAAGATTACAATCAGGAAAATTCCAGTGAATCTCAAATAGAAACGCCTTCTTATGATATTAATGCAGAAAAGTTAAAAGAGGCGAAAAGTTTGTATGAGCAGGCATTGGAAGCTCAGAAAAATGGGGATTGGTCAAAGTATGGAGAAAATATTAAAAAACTTGGTGATATAATAGATTCGTTACAAAAATAA